The sequence TCACACTCATTGAACCGACTAAAAGACTAGGTGCAAAAGAAGAAATGAAATTACAACTGCCATACTCTAAAAAGCCATTTGGTGTACCGCAAAATGTCTTTCTAATCGGAACGATGAATACGGCGGACCGTTCAATTGCCATGATGGATACGGCACTACGAAGACGTTTTAACTTTATCGAAATGCTACCCGACTCTACAACGTTACAAGATATACGGGTAGGTGATATTGATATACAACGTATGTTGGAAGTAATTAATCAACGTATCGAATTACTATATGATCGTGAACATACGATTGGCCATGCCTATTTTACAGATCTAAAAGAGAAACCAACGTTAGAAAAACTTGCTTTAATTTTTGAGAATGCTATTTTACCACTGCTGCAAGAATACTTCTATGAGGATTACAGTAAGATTCAACTAATCTTAGGAGATAATTCGAAAAATAATTCTGCAAAATTTATTATTGATGAGAAAATAAAGATGAAAAATATATTTGTTGGCAAGGTTGATATAGATATACCCGAACGGACATTTAACATTCAGCGAGAAGCATTCCTAAAGCCTGAAAGTTACATTGGAATTTATGAGCAGGTTGCACATGAAGAAGATAATTGAGGTAAAAGAGTTTGATGTTATCACATATAATCGTGAATTTGAAAAAGATACAGGGTACGTCTATTTAGATCCGAAGTCATTCCAGCAATTAGAACAACTCATCTTAACATTTAATGACGACGAACAGGCGGATGCTATTGATTTCTTTACTATTACAACGAGAAGACATGTAGGCAAGATCATAAGAGTGAAGAACTATGTAGGTATGATTCATTTAGCAACAGGGGTTCAAATCGAAATCCTACCTAAAATTCATTCGCATACGACTGGAGATATACGTAAGATTTTCTTGAAAATGCTTAAAACACTTAAAGATTTCCCTACAAAAGTTTTTAATGAATCGCATATGAATACAGAGTCTATGCCACTATTTGAAATATTTATTCATTTATATAACCAGGAAGTTCAGCAGATTGTTAAAAAAGGCATTAAATCTGCTTATTATGAAATGGAAAACAATTTGAATGTGTATAAAGGAAAAATGCTATTCAATGAGCATATCAAACGTAATCTTATACACAAAGAAAGATTTTATATGCGGTATGATGAATTTGGTGTGAACCGAGTTGAGAATAGACTGATAAAATCGACTCTATTACAGTTATTGAAACAATCCACTAATGCAGAAAATGTAAAACAGATTCGGCAATTACTAGATCACTTTGAGTTGGTGGATAGCTCCCATAATTACGAAAAGGATTTTCAGTTGGTTGTTATTAATCGGAACTCGAAGGATTATAAAAATGCTATAGCTTGGTCGAAAGTTTTCTTGAATAATCGTAGTTTTACAACGTTTTCTGGTGGGGAGTTCGGAAAGGCACTTCTATTTCCTATGGATAGGATATTTGAAGCGTATGTGGGGCTTCACATATCTAAGCAGTTTTCAGATGAATGGAATGTGTCGCTACAGGACAAGGGCTTCTATTTATTTGAGAATAGATTTTCACTTCGCCCGGATATTGTACTTAGAACACCAGATGAGTCACGTTGTATTATCATTGATACAAAGTGGAAAGTATTAACTGACTCCACAAAAAAGAATTATGGTATATCCCAAGCAGATATGTATCAAATGTATGCGTATGCAAAGAAATATCGAACAAATGAAATATATCTAGTTTACCCAATGAATGATCAATTTGAAAAGATGAAAGAGATTCAATTTGTAAGTGATGATGGGGTACGAGTGAACATATTCATGTTGGACTGTGAACAGATAGAAAATAGTCTGCTAGAGCTCAAACAACGGTTTGGAGGTGTAGTTTAAATAGTAGCCGTATTGGATGAAATGCATTAGGTGCTGCCTGTGCGTAGTGTAATTCATATACAATTCAGAACTAACTCGAATTGTGTGGTGCACAGGCATCTGGCACTGATACAGATTGGTAGATACTGTTCCTGAAAGTGAATGGGATGATGTTAAAAGGTATCTTAAGGTGAAAGCAATACCTATCGAAGTCCCAATTGATGACGAGAGTGAAGCTATTAGACAAAGTTATGCGAATGGTGATTTTTACAGATATGCAACCAGCGATGAGCTGAGAGCGGGATTCGAAAAAGTGAACGAAATGATTATGAATAGAAAAGAATTTAATGAAGTATTTGAAGTAACGGTATCGGAAAAAATGGGTAGCTTTAAAATTGTACCTGAAAGACTTGGATCAACCCGAAAATATGCCGACTGCACATGAAATAGAGAGTTTTAGTTTACTTGATGTAGAGAAGGGCAGTCCAGACTATGTGCAGTACTCACATTAAGAGGTAATGAAATATTATATTGATGATTGTGAAGAGAATGGCGTGGTAAATGTGAACAGTGAAGACTTGCTTCAATCCATAGACAGTATGTCGGCTGAACAATTAAAACTTGTTAGCGACTATGTTATGAAACTTGGTTAAGATGAAGGACTAGATATAGACATAAAACGACCAAAAGATAAAGTATGATTACCGCCAACGGAATGTACCACCAATGCCATCTTTCTTACCACTGATTGACAACAAATGTACCAGGGAATGACAGACGTTTACCATACAATGACTGGGACTACAGATACATGAACTCACAACTTTACACCGAGTGGCAGGCATGATAACCTCGGCGGAACTAGCCAGCACATAATGCTGGTTTTCTGGCTAGGGACTCATGCCTGTGGAGGCTCGGTGTCAAGTTGTTAACCCGCTGCATGCCGCTTTGTAGTCATGCTGTTAAACCCATTCACTCCCCACCTGTCCTGCCTTCCAAGCGTACTGGTAACCACGTTGGCAATGGGTGGTACAATTCTTGGCAATCGCTGGTACAAACTATGGCAGAGGTGGTACATTATCGTGGCCGTAATCAAGTACTGTGTGCGTTAGATCCCTTTGGGGCATCCATATACAAAATACTTGAAATACTTAAGATGTATAAAAATGAGAAGTTGAAATAACTCCTCCTATTTTTTTTAGATAAATAGGTTTAATCGTACCATCGGGTTTTTAGATAGACTTATTACTTTCATTTGTTATTGTAGTTATAATGAGATGTGGGGTGGAATTACATGACAATTTTGAGTGAGCAACAAAAACAGGCAGTTGAAGCAACAGAGGGGCCAGTGTTAATTATTGCTGGACCGGGATCTGGCAAAACTTTCACGCTTGTTGAACGAGTTTTATATCTAATTCAACATAAAGAGATAGAACCCAATAATATCATGGTAGCTACTTTCACAGAAAAAGCAGCAAATGAGCTTATCACTAGGATTTCGAATAAGTTACATGAAGAAAATATTAAATTTAATTTAAATGAAATGTATGTCGGAACAATCCATTCAATTTGTTTAAGAATCTTAGAAGAAAATAGAGAATGTACCCGACTGAAGAAAAATTACACACTTTTAGATCAATTTGATCAACAATACTTAATTTATCAAAAGATACGATTCTTTTTGGCAATTGAAGATATAGGGGAATTACTCTCTTACAATTTATCTAGATGGAAACAGTCTGAGTTTTTATTAAAATGGATAAACAGACTAAGTGAAGAAATTGTCGATGTTGAAGATTTGCTTGAACATGAAGATATTAGAATAAACGTATTAGGTAAGTGTTATCAACTATATAGCGACCTTTTGATTGAAGAAAATGCATTAGACTTCTCAACAATCCAACTTGAAACTTTAAAGCTGTTAGAAGGAAACAATGAAATCCGGTTAGCATATAATGATGTTCTTCATTATTTAATGATTGATGAATTTCAAGATACAAATACAATTCAAGAAAAGTTAGTTTTTTTATTGTCTAGGAAATTATAAAGTTCTCGACTTGTGGATAACTGTTCGATAAACTGTTCGTATAACGATAGGAGGATGGAATATGGGCCGAGATAATGAAGGAGTCATCAAGAAAATATTGAAAGATCATTTCGTGGGATTTTGGTATTTACACGAGCACTTATTTCCGGAATCTTATCGAGAGGATATCAAGGAAACAGTTCTAAAAACAATCAAATGCGGGTCTTCTGATTTGGGGTATGCTAAATATGAATGTTTAGGATGCGAAGGGAACCCAAGGCCTGTATTCGTTTGTTTCACATGTAAAAGTCGTTTTTGTAATAAGTGCGGGAAAAAATATACGGATGATTGGTCCGATAAACAGCAGGAACTGATATTGAATGTTCCACATCGTCATATGGTTTTTACAGTTCCACAGGAACTTAGAAACATCTTTTTTCAAGATCGTAAAAAGTTGAATGAACTGAGTCAACAGGTAGCTCAGGTTTTTCAATTTTATTACCAACGGAAAAGTAAGAAGCGTCAGTTACAAACAGGTATTATTACGGTAATCCATACCTTTGGTAGGGATTTGAAATTCAATCCTCATATACATGCTTTAGTGACAGAAGGTGCAATTGATAATCGGAACGAATGGAGTCCAAGCGAATATATTCCGTATGAATACTTGAGGAAATCTTGGCAGAAAGTACTTCTTGATTTGGTGAAAAAGTGGTTTTCTGATGATCAAAGAGCACAGGATTTAGTAAATGACTTGTACAGTCGTTATCCGAAGGGCTTTTATGTAAATGCGGAAAAGAAAATGCAAAATGCAAAAGGAGCTGCCAAATACATCGGTAGATACTTGGCTAGACCTGCAATTGCTGAATATCGCATAGAAGAATATGACGGTAAGATGGTCACGTATTGGTATGAGGATCACAAAACAGGAAAAAGAGTAGATGTGAAACAGTCTGCGTATAGATTTCTATATAATATTTTACAGCACATCCCACCCAAACACTTTAGAATGGTGGGTCGTTTTGGGTTGTATAGCAGAACGAAACATAAAAAGGCAAAACAAGTTTTGACCCTTTATGCGTTCATGCGCACAAGACAATTATCATTACTGTTGGAGAGGAAACAAAAAAAGAAAACGTATCGACAGCGTATGATTGAGGCCTTTAATCGTGATCCTTTCCTGTGCCCACATTGCCATCGTGAGATGGATTTAGTGGAAATCTGGCATGCTGACTATGGATTTTTGTATCATTACATGGAGGGGATGGAGATTATCAAAATACGAGGAGAATCAGCAAATGACAGGAAACAAAGAACGGGATGAATTGAGCAAAGAATTTCTACAATCATTACAGGAAGATGATCCATTTGGTTTAAACGAAGAAATGGAGACAGTATTATTTGAGTGTGTGGATTGTCGTGAAGAAGACGATGTTCCTGATTTTGTTGTACAAGATTTTCAAGTGGAATTAAAGAAGGACGAAGAAGTTGAGATGGAATGTCCTTTTTGTGGTGGAACCATGCGGAGGGCGAAGAAAAGTCCCAAGTGAATTGTTTACACTTGGGACGTGGACAGAGGCGCTTTAGCGCTTTTGTTCTTGTTGATTGTTATTGTGATTACAGTCTATTCGGTTATCAACTTTGACTTTGCAACGGCTGATTTGCAAGCTGTCGCTACAAGTCAAAGTAGAGGGGCTTCCCACTGGCTGTTAGGAGCGGTTTTGTATGTATCGTATAATATTGCTGCTGGAGCAGCGATGCTGACAGTCATGGGTGGGACGGTTAAGGATGAAAAAATTGCAGCGTGGGGAGGAATCATCGGTGGGCTTGGCCTTGGTTTTCTCATTATCCTTATCAATATTTCGATGCTAACGCAGTTGAAGGAAATCGCAACTGTACCGATGCCGATGTTATTGTTGGCAGATAGCATGAGCCCGGTCATGAGTGTTATATTTTCTATTATTTTGCTTGGGATGGTCTACAATACCGCCGTTGGCATGCTCTATGCATTTACGGCGCGCATCGTGAAACCAGAAACGAAGAAATTTAAAGGTGCTGTTGTTGCATTCGGGGCAATCGCATTCGGGGCAAGTTTCGTCGGGTTTATCACCCTTGTCGGCACGGTCTATCCAGCAATGGGCTACTTAGGCTTCACGCTGATTGGTGCGATTGTCTTTGCTTGGGTCATGAAAAAAAGAGCACCAGATCATGTGAAAGGACACTGAAAAAGTCAACTTCCTCTAACAGGGTGTGTGGTGTGGTGCGCAGGCACCATATGTTCTTTTTTAGGCACTAACAAATCGTGCATGCATAAGATTGAATGAATTTTATAAAGTATAAAAACTACAACTTCTGAATATAATTCAGGAGCTGTAGCTTTGTTTTGTTATTTTCATTACGCATATTTCCATCTATATTCTTCAGATTTACGAATAGTACATAGATGATTTTCATAAAAAATACCAAGTGTTTTCTGATATAAAAAAATCATTGCATAATTCGGAAAGGGCGTGTTAAAATAAGGCATCAATCTACTTCAAGGCGAGATAGATAGACAGTGCCTTAACAGGGGAGAAGTGATTGTGCATTTTTGTCATTTAAGTTATAAGAAAAATCTGGGGGGTAGAGTGATGAAAAATTTATTCGCTAAATGGAACCAACTAAGTCTAGTAAAAAGGATTATTATCGGTATTATCGTTGGTCTTATTTTAGCTTTAATCGTTCCTAATATGAGTGGAATTTCGATTTTGGGTTCTTTATTTGTCGGTGCATTAAAGGCGGTTGCACCAATCTTGGTTTTATTCTTAGTCATGCACGCCATTGCGGCACATAAAAGTGGCACGAAAACAAATATGAAGTCGATTCTTGGTTTATATGGGATAGGTACACTCCTTGCAGGAGTTGTCGCTGTTGCTGCAAGCTTTATGTTCCCCGTCACACTCACACTGACAACAGGAGCAGAAAATCTTTCTCCTCCAGAAGGTATTTTGGAAGTTTTACAAACATTACTATTTAATGTAGTTGCTAATCCAATTGATGCGCTAATTAGTGCTAACTATTTAGGTATCTTAATGTGGGCAGTCGTTCTTGGGCTTGCATTGAAACAGGCTAATCAAAATACGAAAGATGTATTAGGTAGCTTTTCGGATGCGATTACTAAAGTCGTGCAATGGATCATTAATTTAGCACCAATTGGAATTATGGGTCTTGTTTTTGATGCAATTGTCACAACTGGCTTTTCTGCTTTAAAAGTTTACGGTGAATTGATTTTAATTTTAGTGGGATGTATGTTGTTTATCGCACTTGTAATGAATCCGTTAATCGTTTACATCTATACGCGGAAAAATCCTTATCCACTTGTTTTTATGGTGTTAAGAGAAAGCGGTATCACAGCATTCTTTACACGTAGTTCAGCTGCAAATATTCCAGTAAATATGAAATTGGCTGAAAAGCTTGGGTTAGATGAAGATACGTATGCAGTATCCATCCCTTTAGGTGCTACGATTAATATGGCTGGTGCGGCGGTTACAATTTCTGTACTGACACTTGCAACAGTCCATACACTTGGCATTGAAGTTGATTTTATGACTGCACTTCTGCTTTCTGTTGTAGCGGCTGTCTCTGCTGCAGGTGCTTCAGGTGTTCCAGGTGGATCACTATTACTAATCCCACTAGCATGTGCTTTGTTTGGAGTTCCAAATGATATTGCTATGCAGGTTGTTGGTGTAGGCTTTATCATCGGGGTTATTCAAGATTCTTGTGAAACTGCACTGAATTCATCTTCTGACGTATTGTTCACAGCTACAGCTGAATATGCTCAAGAACGTAAAGAAGGAAAACCAGTTTCTATGAAATCTTGGGGATTCAAATAGAAGTAAGAAATAATTGAAAAGCCACGATTGCTGGAGATGATGCGGTGATCGTGGCTTTTTAGTGATTTTTAAATTCATTCAAGCTGTAACAAAAGAAAGATATCGGAATCTCTATCATTACTATCGATGGCGCACCTGCCTATTCTACAAATAAGAAGGATGCTAAAGGTGAATCTGCCCAGCTAAAATGCTAAAATAGTAGTAATGGATTTCCATTAAACATAGAGAAGAAAGTAGTGAAACGCATGGCAATCGCATCGCATTCTGTAATCATTCCAGCACCTGTAGAGAACGTATGGGGATACGTCAGTCAAATTGAAAACTGGGCAACAATGGTCCCTGCCTATAAGGAGCATGAACAGATTGATGAACAAAAGTCAGTTTGGACATTTGAAGGGAATTTCAAAGGGCTTAAAAAGACTGTGAAAATGGAGTTAAACATCACTGAATTTCATGAGCCATCGATCATCCGGTTCGAGTTAAAAGGGTTAACGGACAACTTTACAGGTAGCGGCAAGTTTACTGCTGAAGAAACGGCTGGGCAAACAGCGATGACAGGAACAATTGAAGTAAATGCAGGTGGCTTAACAGGCGCTGTGTTGGCACCTGTTATTAAAATGGTGTTGCCGAAAGTGACAACACGCTTAACAGAGAAAATTGCACGCCAAATTAAACCGGAACAAGTGCTGGCTTTGTAAAGATGGTTTTGCTGTCTACATAAAATATTCATGTGATTGATAAAATCTAAAAGCTACAACTCCTGGAAAAATTCAGTAGTTGTAGCTTTTTTGTTGTTTTTATTATGTACGATACCTAAAATGCATAATCGATTTTATAAAACTTTGGATTGGTTGCCTCATACTCTGCGCAATATTATCATGCATTTTAGATGAAGTAATGGTGATTTTTAGGTATAAGCCTAATACTGATTCTAGACTAGCAAATCAGTTATTTCGATTGCGCTGAAAATGGTGCGACAGCCACTTTACTTATTACACCAATCTTAATTACTCCGCTCGCTCAATAAAAGTATAGACAGAGCACGAAAAGTAGGTTAAAATCTAAAACAATATTAAACATATTGATTTACTTGGTTTAAAATCATTCAGCGAATGCAGTTCAATACTTCAGTAAAGTAGGAATGCACTACAATTCCTCTTTGGAGGCTTCAAGCTCAATTCAAAATCTCAGTGCAATTTACGCCAAAGCCAAATTAGTAAATTGCATGGAAATGGCACCAATCAGATAATTGAAGGCCCCTTGGAATTTAACATTTTATTAATGCTAAGTTACTTGGGGCTTTTTATTATAATAAACGACTATCATTGTCGGAATTACAAAACAGGAGGAAGATCATGTTGGATAAACAAATGGATGATCAATGGATTGAACGAATTGTACAGTCTTTGAAAGGAATTCAATACGGTTCAGTGGAAATTGTTATTCATGATTCGAAAATCACACAAATTGACCGGCTGGAAAAGCAACGTTTTCCTTTAAGAGCCAAAAATTTGGGCGGACAAAAAAACTAAGTATATGTGCATAAGTCAATTAAGAAGGGGCCTAATTACTTGGAAAAAGAAAAGGTGATATAAATTTTTAAAACATACTTGACTAATAGGAATTGTGGTTTAATATGAAGTATATTCAGAAGCAATCAAATAAAAAAGGCATCCAATTGGGCATCCAAAGGACGTGAAAATGTGAGTAACTTACATTTTTATGTCCTTTTTTATTTTAAAAACTTCAGAAAAATAGTATTCACTAAGGAGTGGAAATGTAGGGCATCCGATTATATGAATTGATTATCTCTATTTGATGAACAAGCACAGATTTTATCTAAAACCTAATTGGAGGATGAGGGTAGATGTCAAAAGCGGTTATTATTAACGGTGGGAACAGCAAGGAGTCTCGATTGACAGGGATTCAAAATAGAATAGAAAGTTTTTTTGAAACAGAGGGTTTGCCTTACAACATAATTTACGTACATGATTTGCCTGCCGAGGATCTAATAAAATCCAACTTTTCCAGTGAAGAGATTATTCAAGCAAATCAAATTGTTGAGGATGCAGATATTGTAGTTGTGCTAACACCTGTGTATAAAGCATCATTCACAGGGATTTTGAAGACATACCTTGATTTACTGCCACGAAGAATATTAAAAGGGAAATCGGTATTCCCCGTTGCGATAGGCGGTTCTATAGGTCATTTACTTGCGATTGAATACGCCTTAAAACCAGTGCTATCTGAACTTGGAGCTACAGAAATATTAAAGGGTGTCTTTGTGGTGGACGAACAAATTAAGCGATTAGACGGAAATGAGTTTCTCATTGCAGAGGAAGCTGAGAATCGGCTCAATGATGTGTTGAAGCACTTTCAGAATCAGAAAGAAGTAATAGAAAACCGTGTTAGTTAACAATAAAATAGAGAAATCGGCTGATTAGAAAACTAAAGGTCCTCATCTTAATTTAACAACTAAGGTGGGGCCTTCTCTGTTTATAGAGAACTATCTTGGTAATAGGGATTTTGAAGGGAGGTAATTTATTATGCAAACGCAAGACATAATCTCTAAAGAGACTTATTTGAAACTGATGGGTAAAGTTCCTAGGGCAAGGTGTGAATTACTAAATCTTCCCGATTTACAATTTTTTAAATGGTGCGATCGACAATTCGGTGTGAATAGGGGTGTTTTTAATACAATTGATAACTGGTTTTATGAGAATGGGATTGTCAATGTGTATTGCCGTCGAATTCTCTTGTTGGAATTCCTGAAGTTCTCTTTAGAGGAAGGATTATGGCAAGGTGAATCAAAATTTATTAAATTTGGACATGGTGGACTGGCAACAAAATTAAATGAGTTTACAGGAATAAGAAAGCAAACATAATAAAATGCTTATGAATGTGAAAACGTTAACCAACAATTTTAATAGAATATAAAACATCAGCAAGGAAGTGGGAAAGGGATGAAGAATTATCTATATATCCCGACAACCGGGATTTTTTTATAAAGTAACCTAGATACGTATGTTAAATAAATAATTCAAAGGGTATCTATTATTATAAACATATTATATTAATCTGTTTACTTGAAATAAAGGGATGGTGTGATAGAAATGAAAGCTGTTGAAAAAATTAGGTTTGAGCGTGTCATAAAAAAGTTTACTGTTCGTGATGCAAAAAATAAAGGGGCAACACAAGAATTCACAGCGATAAAGGATGTAGATTTTAGTGTTAAAGAAGGAGAGTTTGTCACATTAGTAGGACCGAGTGGGTGTGGAAAATCGACGTTGCTGGATTTACTAGGGGGGATAACGAAACCAACAAGCGGACGTATTTTAATTGATGGGAAAGAAATAACAGGTCCCGGATTAGATCGTGGTACTGTTTTTCAGCAGTATGCTTTATTTCCTTGGAAGACAGCGCGTGGCAATATTGAATTTGGACTAGAGGCAAAGGGGATACCAAAGCATGAACGCAAAGAGCAAGCAGATCATTTTCTTTCTCTAGTTGGTCTGAGCGATTTTGGAGAGCGTTATCCACATGAGCTGTCCGGAGGAATGAAGCAACGCGTAGCGATTGCTAGAAGTTTAGCGTTTAACCCAGATGTGCTGCTAATGGATGAACCTTTTGCAGCATTGGATGCGCAAACACGTGAATCATTGCAAAGTGAGCTTTTGCGTATTTGGCAGAAAACGAAGAAAACAATTATTTTTATTACACACGGTATTGATGAGGCAGTCTATTTAGGAGAGCGTGTAGTGATTTTATCACCGAATCCAGGAAGGGTGAAAGAGATTGTAAATATCCCACTTAAAAATCGTTTAGAGGATGCCGATATTCGTTCCCATCCGGTTTTTGTGAAAGCGCGCCATGAGGTTTGGAGTTTGCTACATGAAGCTGAGTACCAAGGAGCAAATATATAAAGGGAGAGAGGAGTTCATTCATATGGTAACGATAGAATCAAGTAGTTCATCTGTGAAGCCGATTAAACAAAAAGCTTTTGGGCTATCTAGTATACAAAAGTTTGCTAAACAGTCCATTGTATTAGTCGCATTTTTTTCACTCTGGGAAATAGCGCCACGAATTGGTTTAGTAGATGCTGCATTTTTCCCTTCGTTTTCAAGTGTCGTAATTGCTTGGTGGGAAATGATTATTTCCGGCGAACTTTTTGCCCATTTTTTAGCGAGCATCACTCGTTCCCTGAGTGGCTTTGGGCTAGCGTTACTTATTGCGATTCCGTTGGGATTAATAATAGGCTGGTACCCATTAGCAAGAGAATTATTAAATCCAATAATGGAATTGTTCCGGAATACAGCCGCATTAGCCTTGCTGCCAGTATTTATGTTATTACTAGGAATTGGGGAAACATCTAAAATTGCGATTGTCTTATTTGCTTGCACATGGCCCATTCTTCTAAATACAATTGCAGCTGTAGGTAACGTGGATCCATTACTAATTAAATCGGCCCGTTCGATGAATATTTCTTCGTTCAAGCTATTTCTAAAAGTAATCTTACCTGCATCTATACCAACCATTTTTACTGGCATTCGTATGGCAGGAACCGGGGCGATTTTAGTGTTAATCGCAGCAGAAATGGTAGGGGCGAAAGAAGGTTTAGGTTATTTAATTACTTATTCCCAATATAACTTTCAAATCCCTGAAATGTATGCGGGTATTTTAACAATTGCTTTATTGGGATTACTAATTAATCAAAGTTTAAGTATGCTTGAACGTAAATTTTCGAAATGGAAACAAAATCCGAGTGAACAGAACTAGAGATTTATGGGAGTAGAATTTTTTTGGATTTAATCCTTAGTAAACAAATATGATAAGTGGGAGTTTTGAATGTGGCAGATAGACAAATGAAATTAGGTGCATTTTTCAATTTACCTGGGCACCATGTAGCGAGCTGGCGTCACCCTTCTTCAAGTGCTAATCGTACATTTGATTTAGAGTATTTGAAAGAACTAGCTCAAACGGCAGAGCATGGAAAGTTTGACATGGTATTTTTTGCAGATGTACTTGGTCAAACACCTACAGAAAAAGGATATTCAGGTTTGAAATTAGATCCAGTCATCATTCTTTCGGCACTTGCAGCGGTTACTAAAAATATTGGTTTAGTAGCTACATTGACAACAACTTACAACGAACCGTTCCATGTAGCGCGTAAATTTAGTGCAATTGATCACTTGTCGAAAGGTCGAGCAGCTTGGAACGTGGTCACATCGGCAAATGTTAGTGAATCATTTCTGTTCGGTAAAGAAAAGCATTTAGAGCATGCGCGTCGATATGAACGCGCAGAGGAATTTGTAGATGTCGTCAAGAAGCTGTGGTTCTCTATTGAAGATGAGGCACTTGTAATTGATAAAGAGAAAGGACAGTTT comes from Sporosarcina sp. FSL K6-3457 and encodes:
- a CDS encoding McrC family protein, which codes for MKKIIEVKEFDVITYNREFEKDTGYVYLDPKSFQQLEQLILTFNDDEQADAIDFFTITTRRHVGKIIRVKNYVGMIHLATGVQIEILPKIHSHTTGDIRKIFLKMLKTLKDFPTKVFNESHMNTESMPLFEIFIHLYNQEVQQIVKKGIKSAYYEMENNLNVYKGKMLFNEHIKRNLIHKERFYMRYDEFGVNRVENRLIKSTLLQLLKQSTNAENVKQIRQLLDHFELVDSSHNYEKDFQLVVINRNSKDYKNAIAWSKVFLNNRSFTTFSGGEFGKALLFPMDRIFEAYVGLHISKQFSDEWNVSLQDKGFYLFENRFSLRPDIVLRTPDESRCIIIDTKWKVLTDSTKKNYGISQADMYQMYAYAKKYRTNEIYLVYPMNDQFEKMKEIQFVSDDGVRVNIFMLDCEQIENSLLELKQRFGGVV
- a CDS encoding UvrD-helicase domain-containing protein, whose translation is MTILSEQQKQAVEATEGPVLIIAGPGSGKTFTLVERVLYLIQHKEIEPNNIMVATFTEKAANELITRISNKLHEENIKFNLNEMYVGTIHSICLRILEENRECTRLKKNYTLLDQFDQQYLIYQKIRFFLAIEDIGELLSYNLSRWKQSEFLLKWINRLSEEIVDVEDLLEHEDIRINVLGKCYQLYSDLLIEENALDFSTIQLETLKLLEGNNEIRLAYNDVLHYLMIDEFQDTNTIQEKLVFLLSRKL
- a CDS encoding IS91 family transposase gives rise to the protein MGRDNEGVIKKILKDHFVGFWYLHEHLFPESYREDIKETVLKTIKCGSSDLGYAKYECLGCEGNPRPVFVCFTCKSRFCNKCGKKYTDDWSDKQQELILNVPHRHMVFTVPQELRNIFFQDRKKLNELSQQVAQVFQFYYQRKSKKRQLQTGIITVIHTFGRDLKFNPHIHALVTEGAIDNRNEWSPSEYIPYEYLRKSWQKVLLDLVKKWFSDDQRAQDLVNDLYSRYPKGFYVNAEKKMQNAKGAAKYIGRYLARPAIAEYRIEEYDGKMVTYWYEDHKTGKRVDVKQSAYRFLYNILQHIPPKHFRMVGRFGLYSRTKHKKAKQVLTLYAFMRTRQLSLLLERKQKKKTYRQRMIEAFNRDPFLCPHCHREMDLVEIWHADYGFLYHYMEGMEIIKIRGESANDRKQRTG
- the sstT gene encoding serine/threonine transporter SstT, whose product is MKNLFAKWNQLSLVKRIIIGIIVGLILALIVPNMSGISILGSLFVGALKAVAPILVLFLVMHAIAAHKSGTKTNMKSILGLYGIGTLLAGVVAVAASFMFPVTLTLTTGAENLSPPEGILEVLQTLLFNVVANPIDALISANYLGILMWAVVLGLALKQANQNTKDVLGSFSDAITKVVQWIINLAPIGIMGLVFDAIVTTGFSALKVYGELILILVGCMLFIALVMNPLIVYIYTRKNPYPLVFMVLRESGITAFFTRSSAANIPVNMKLAEKLGLDEDTYAVSIPLGATINMAGAAVTISVLTLATVHTLGIEVDFMTALLLSVVAAVSAAGASGVPGGSLLLIPLACALFGVPNDIAMQVVGVGFIIGVIQDSCETALNSSSDVLFTATAEYAQERKEGKPVSMKSWGFK
- a CDS encoding CoxG family protein; protein product: MAIASHSVIIPAPVENVWGYVSQIENWATMVPAYKEHEQIDEQKSVWTFEGNFKGLKKTVKMELNITEFHEPSIIRFELKGLTDNFTGSGKFTAEETAGQTAMTGTIEVNAGGLTGAVLAPVIKMVLPKVTTRLTEKIARQIKPEQVLAL
- a CDS encoding YezD family protein, with translation MLDKQMDDQWIERIVQSLKGIQYGSVEIVIHDSKITQIDRLEKQRFPLRAKNLGGQKN
- the ssuE gene encoding NADPH-dependent FMN reductase, which translates into the protein MSKAVIINGGNSKESRLTGIQNRIESFFETEGLPYNIIYVHDLPAEDLIKSNFSSEEIIQANQIVEDADIVVVLTPVYKASFTGILKTYLDLLPRRILKGKSVFPVAIGGSIGHLLAIEYALKPVLSELGATEILKGVFVVDEQIKRLDGNEFLIAEEAENRLNDVLKHFQNQKEVIENRVS
- a CDS encoding ABC transporter ATP-binding protein; its protein translation is MKAVEKIRFERVIKKFTVRDAKNKGATQEFTAIKDVDFSVKEGEFVTLVGPSGCGKSTLLDLLGGITKPTSGRILIDGKEITGPGLDRGTVFQQYALFPWKTARGNIEFGLEAKGIPKHERKEQADHFLSLVGLSDFGERYPHELSGGMKQRVAIARSLAFNPDVLLMDEPFAALDAQTRESLQSELLRIWQKTKKTIIFITHGIDEAVYLGERVVILSPNPGRVKEIVNIPLKNRLEDADIRSHPVFVKARHEVWSLLHEAEYQGANI
- a CDS encoding ABC transporter permease, yielding MVTIESSSSSVKPIKQKAFGLSSIQKFAKQSIVLVAFFSLWEIAPRIGLVDAAFFPSFSSVVIAWWEMIISGELFAHFLASITRSLSGFGLALLIAIPLGLIIGWYPLARELLNPIMELFRNTAALALLPVFMLLLGIGETSKIAIVLFACTWPILLNTIAAVGNVDPLLIKSARSMNISSFKLFLKVILPASIPTIFTGIRMAGTGAILVLIAAEMVGAKEGLGYLITYSQYNFQIPEMYAGILTIALLGLLINQSLSMLERKFSKWKQNPSEQN